The DNA segment CCTCTTTTTGGAGGAATACCGGCTACAGGGGCAATCGCTCGTACGATGACCAATATCAATAATGGAGGCAAAACTCCTATTGCCGGTATAGTGCATGCGGCAGTGTTGTTATTGATATTTTTTTTCTTCATGCCTTTAGCCAAATATATACCGATGGCTTGTCTGGCAGGAGTGCTGGTGGTCGTATCTTACGGCATGTGTGGATGGAGATCGTTTAAAGAACTGATGAATAATCCTTGGAGTGATGTCTCGGTGCTTCTGATAACATTCTTCCTCACGATCATATTCGATCTTACTGTTGCCATCGAGGTGGGACTCATTATTGCCTGTCTTCTCTTTATGCGCCGTATGGCAGAGACTACCGATGTGAAAGTTATTATGGACGAGATAGATCCTAATAAAGAGGTGGATATAAATACGTCGAATATAGAGCACTTAACTATTCCTAAAGGTGTAGAAGTATATGAGATAAACGGTCCTTACTTTTTCGGAGCAGGAAATAGTTTCGAAGAGATTATGGCCACATTTGGTGATCGTCCCAAGGTGCGAATAATAAGAATGCGTAAGGTGCCATTCGTGGATTCTACAGGAATACATAATTTGAAGAACCTATGTACAATGAGTCAGAAAGAGGGCATTAAGATCGTATTGTCAGGAGTAAATGCAAAGGTGCAGGAAACTCTTTATAAGTCAGGCTTTGATCAGTTGATAGGCAGGGAGAATATATGCAGTCATATCAATATCGCTCTAGACAGGGCTTCAGAAATAGTTGCAGATGTATAGTGAACCTTGCATGCGGTTCTGTTAATGAGCAAATATCTTAGTGATAGAAAGAAAATCTCAAAACTTGAAGATTAAAAATCAAATAACGTAGTAGTAACATTATTATATATACTAATTTTGCATCGTAAAAACTAATGTAATAAGATGAAAAGTATTCTAGAAGGAAGACCGGCTCTTAAAAAAGAGGTCGATAAGATAGCTGAGGTTGCCGGATACCTTTGGCAAAAAGGATGGGCAGAACGTAATGGTGGTAATATTACTGTTAATATTACAGACCTGGTAGATGATGAAATCAAAAATATGCCCGCTATCAGCGAGGTAAAACAGATTGGTGTTACTCTGCCACATCTTAAAGGCACATATTTCTTCTGTAAAGGTACAGGAATGCGTATGCGCGATTTGGCTCGCTGGCCTATGGATAACGGTAGCATAATCCGTATTCTTGACGACTGTGCAAGTTATGTTATCATTGCAGACAATCCTGTAAATCCTACAAGTGAACTTCCTTCACATCTTATGGTGCATAATCATCTGATAGAAAAGGGTTCTACCTTTAAGGCTTCATTGCATACTCACCCAATAGAATTGATAGCGATGACTCACATACGCAAATTCATGGGCAAAGATGTTTTGACAAAGTTGCTTTGGAGTATGATTCCTGAGACAAAGGCTTTCTGTCCTAAGGGACTGGGTATTATTCCTTACGAATTGCCTAGTAGCGTAAAATTGGCAGAAGAGACTGTACGTCAGTTGGACGATTATGATGTAGCTATGTGGGAGAAACATGGTGTATTTGCTATCGATAATGATATCATGGCTGCTTTCGATCAGGTAGATGTACTTAACAAGAGTGCACTTATTTATATCGCAGCTAAGAATATGGGTGCAGACCCGGAAGGAATGAGTGATGCTCAAATGGTTGAGATGACGAAGGCCTTCAATCTGCCTAAATAAGAAAGGTTTTTGTTAGAAGATTAAAATTCTAGCACTATTATAATATGTTGATTTAAATGGTTAAATTAAAAGAGAGTCCTGCTTCGTGAGAAACGGGACTTTTTGTTGTATCAGGATTTATTTATTTTTACAAATTCTATTCTGAATCTGGTAATGCCGTCTGCATAAGTCTTAAGCGAGAAACGGCACTGGTGCTTGATCAGTACTTCGCGTATGAATATAAGACCGATACCCTGTCCGTTGGGTTTGGTAGAAAAGAATGGACTGAATAGTTTCTTCTGTGTGTCTTCTGAGATGCCCTCACCTGTATCTGCAATCTCAAGTATAGCGGGCGAGGATGAAGTCTTGCAATAGATGTCACCTTCTTCTCCGATGCTCTCTGCAGCGTTCTTTATGATATTAACTATCACTTGCTCTATTAGTTCTGCATCAACAGTAACAAGTACTTGTGTATCGGCAAAATCCTTATGTATACGTATATTGTTCTCCGCACATTTTGTCTCCATTGTCTGAATGCAGTTGTCGGCCAGTTGATTGAGGTCATTGACCATAAGTTGAGGCTGTGGAATCTTCACCACATCCGCAAATCGGGTTATAAAATTGCTCATTGAGTAGCAGCGCTCTATGCAGGCAGACATCACATCGCGTATGTCGGTAGAGTCGGGGGTGTCTTTCAGCATGTCGCATAAAGAGTCGAGTGTGGATGTAACACCGGCAGTAGTGTTGTTGACCTCGTGTGCAATCATGCGTATAACTTTTTCGTAAGCTTTCTTCTCGGCATCCATAACCTCTTCGGTGAGACTCTCTATAAGGAAGAAGGGATGAGCATAACCTCTGTCGATAAATGATAAACGGCTGCAACGGTATATATGCGAGTCGTTGAGTTGGAATGTACTTGACGAATCTTTACTCAACGACGATAGGTTTGCAGATAGGGGACTGTCTATTTCATTGATTTTCTTTCCTTTTGTTGCTTCTGTTGAAACTCCCAAAAACTTCTCTGCAGCCGGATTCATGGATGATAAACGTTCGTCAAAGTCTACAATAACTACACCCAGAGGTGATGCATTAATCAGCAAATCAAGAAACTGGTTGGTCTCTCTGACATGCAGGCGTTCGTCCTTCAATTGTTTAATCATGCGATTAAACACATCAACAATGCGGTCTGCATCTTTCTGATTCACATGGCGCAGTCTGCTACTGAAGTCCTGTTCATTAAGCAGTTCCACACCATTACCTATCACGCGAATAGGGTTGATGACCTTGCGGTAGAAGAAAAAGAGATAGGCAATGATAACTGCTACAAGTAATTCTGTGGCGTAGAACAGAATCTTTTGCGTAATAAAAGTCTGTGTTATCAGTAGTGTAAGTGCTGAACACAGCAGGATGATGAGTATTATAAACCAGCCCCGCAGTCTCATTTTTTATAGTCTATATCATATTTTTCGAGTCTTCTGTATAATGCAGCCCTGCTTAGTCCCAAGTCGAATGCCACATGACTTAGATTATTCTTATGCTTTTTAAGTGAAGCAACGATCGTACGCCTCTCTATGTCATCCAGAGTAAGTCCATCGCTGTGCACAGCAGTGTTGCTATTTACAGTGGCGTTGGCAGCAGAACAACTATTTATCTGTGGTTCAAAGTCACCGGCCGTAAGTATTTTCTTGGCGCATATAATGATAGTTCGCTCCACAATATTCTTAAGTTCGCGTATATTGCCACTGTATGGCAGTCGGGATAGCAGAGTCATGGCATCTTGCGAGAATTCCACTTGCGGTATATTATTTACTTCGCATTGTTTGTACGCAAAATGTTTTGCCAGCAGGGGAATGTCCTCACGTCTGTCTCTGAGAGCCGGCAGATGTACTGTGATAAGATTGATGCGGTAGAACAGATCTTCTCTGAAAGAATGCTCGGCTATACGTTTGGTGAGATCGGCATTTGTGGCAGATACCACACGCACATCCACCTTATGAGCATGACTGTCGCCAAGGGGCTCGAATGTTTGATCTTGCAGTACACGCAACAGTTTTACCTGACTGCCTATATCCAAATCGCCAATCTCATCTAGGAATATAGTGCCTTTGTCTGCTAGTTCGAAACGTCCTATACGGTCGGCCGAGGCATCAGTGAAGGCACCCTTCTTATGACCGAACATTTCACTCTCGAAAAGCGACTGGGATATTCCACCGAGATTAACTTTTACAAAGTTCTTATCCATGCGCATACTATTGCGGTGCAGAGCCTCGGCGATAAGTTCCTTGCCAGTTCCGCTCTCACCTGTAATAAGTACTGAGGCATTAGTCTTAGCCACACGTTTCACCACATCAAGAACTTGATTCAGTCCATCGCTGTTTCCTATTATAAACGAGCGGTCAAAGTCATTATTCTTATTCTGACGTATTGTGTCTATGTTATGTGAACTGTTTGTATCTTTAGACCCGTCGATAGAGTTTAATTCTAACGCCGTCTCTATCCTTTGCAGCAGTGAAGCATTATTCCATGGCTTGGTGATAAAGTCGAAAGCACCCGCACGCATTCCCTTTACAGCGAGGTCTATGCTTCCCCATGCCGTCATCAGAATTATAGGCACATCTTCTCTGAACAGTTTCACCTGTTTCAGCAGTGTTATGCCTTCATCTCCAGATGTAGACAGCGAAAAGTTCATATCCATCAATATCAGTTGAGGCGCTGTATCACGAATTGTTGAGATAGCCTCTTTAGGAGAAGCCACAGCCACAACTTCGTAGCCGGCACGCTTCAACATGAACGAGAGAGAAGCGCGGATAGAAATATCATCATCGATAATTAGAATCATATTGCAAAAATACTGCTTTATTTGATTACTTCCAAGTAGAAATATATTTATTTGGGTTATTCTTACCGTTTAATTATTTCATCAAAGTCGGCATCTATACCTTTATTTTTTGCAAAATCCCATAGGGTGAGACTGCGCAACTGATAGTAATAATACCAATAATAGAAAAGCTCAGATATGTTTTTCTGACGTGACTCGTCTTTATTTACCTGAGCATCATTCAGGTCAAGGGTATTTATTTTACCTATCATAAACGTCTCTATACTAGTCTTGTACCTACGTTGAGCAATGCTGTCGGCTTCGGTGGCAATGTTCAGTTGCTTGCTTTGGTTATTGAAATGTTCCACCAATAAGAATATGTCTTGATTGAAAGTCTGCTGCTCCTGTCTAATTTTACTCTCAGTTATTTCGCGATTGCTCTCAGCCACCTTTACCTCACCACGGCGCTTGCCCCAGTCAAGTATAGGAATGCTGAAACCTACACTAACGATGGTATTATTCTTAAGAGCATTATACGCATAACTGAGCTTGTCGTTGCCTATGCCACTATAACCCACAGATGCTGTAAGTTTTATACTTCTCAAATCGCCCTTTGCTTTGGCTACTGCATAATCAGACTCCAACTGTCGGCGACGAATGTTTAGTGCAAATGAATTATTCTCTAGTGCTTTGTCCAGTACATCAGCATAACGGATAGTCATTCCAGGCATATTTTCGGGTATTACCAAGTCTACCAATGTACTGTCGCTAATGTTCAAAAATGTTTTAAGCTGAAACATATTACTGTTAAGCGAGCTCTCATTACTTGTCAATGTACTTTGTGCATTGAGGGCCGAGAGTTTTAGTCGCAGCATATCACTCTCGCTTACCTGTCCCATCTTTTTTCTTGCTTCGGCTATATCATATAGTCGCGTAGCATTCTTGAGATTCTGTTGTGCTATACTAACATTCTCATGTGCAAGTAGCAGATTGAAGAAGTATTGTATTGTCTTCATCGTAACTTCCTCAGTGGCTGTTATGAAAGCGGCTTTAGCCTCACGATATTTCACAGGTTCGATGCGACGCTTCCATTTCGAGTCGTTTACTCCGAATATCGGTTGATTAAGAGTAAGGCTGATGGGGACAGACATGAAGTTTTTCATGCCGTCCGCCTTTATATAATCTAAAGAGGTGGTAAGTGAGAGAGAACCACCCGTCAGCCAGATATTTTGATTAACATTTAATGCACCATTCATGCCAAACCAGTTATTTCGGATGAATTTATAAGATCCATCATCTTGTTGATATGAACTGTAGCTCTTATTGTATTGTGGTACTGTGCCATCGAATGATAGTTCGGGGAGCAAATCGGCCTGGTATGTGCGGTATGCCCAGTAAGCCGACTTTAATTCACCACGCGCTACCACTGCATCTACACTCTGTGTACGAGCCATCGCTATGGCCTCGGGAAGTGTCAACTTTATGTTATTGTCAATTGCCTTTGCCTTTGTTTGCATCAGCATAAGAAAAAATGAAATTAGAAATATAAGTTTTTTCATATCATAAATACTTATTCTATTCTTCGTGTAAAGCTTCTGCAGGCTGAATAGACATTGCCTTGCGTGCAGGGAACCATGTTCCTACTATTATCATTAGTGCAGTGAGTAGATAAGAAATCACTACTGTTATAATGAAGCGAATAGGTGCAAGATAGGTACCATCCTGAGATGTGTTAAGATTTGTAAAAGCAAGATTAAAGTCTATTATTATTGCGAATAAAGTAGCTACGGATAGCAGAATCAGTCCCTCGGATATTTGACGAAGAAAAACATCGTGATTAGTACTTCCAAGTGCCTTGAACAGAGCAATTTCTCCTCGTCTTTGCTGCGTGCGGAACCAAAATGTACCAAGGATGCCAAGAAATATGTTTAACATCAGGAATACTCCTCCTGTTGTATAATTGCGTACATCATTCATGCTGCCCCTCTCAAAAGAGGTACGGATATTATTGAATGATTGTATATCACTGATATACAGATTACCAATCCGTAGTTGTTTGTCGGCATCGCGCCATAAATTTTCAATGAAGTCGTGGTCCATATTATCACGCACTCTCACACAGAGCTCATTCATATCTTTGTAGTGTTCCTTGCCTAGTTTGGCAACGCATGTATATGAATATTTATTACTTTCAAAATCATCATATCTTACAGGGGTGATAGAGGCGCCGAGTATGTAGTTCTTTGTTGTATCAACACTAATATGGAATACCTTGCCAACGAGTTGTCTGAGTGATGGCATTTTATGTTTGTTAAATAAATTGTCAGATAAAAGTATATTATCTTTACTGAGAAGATCTGCCAACTGCTCTGGCGTTTCGCCGTTCGTACCTTGATAGCGGAAAACACGTACAAAGTCGGGCGTAACAAGTCGGCGTAATATAAAGTCGTAGTTGCCTACCTTTATTGTGTCATGACGAACGATTGAGCTGCTATTACTCCCATCATAAGGATAAGAGTTTTGAGAAAGACTGACAGCCTCTATCTCCGGCCGATGTCGCAGACGGTTTAGAAGTTCTGCACGATCATCATTGTCTGTTGTGTCTGCAGGATTATATTCGTGACTGTTAGGCGTAAGTTTGCCCATATTAATTAGGTAACAATGTGATATATCAAAACCATGTGGCTCAATATAGTTGTTTACTTGTATGTACATGTAGTCGGTTATGAACCACATAACCACACTCACAATCAGTAGCTCTACGAATATCCATATATTGAAACGCCATTCGTTGCGTATCTGTTTGAATAGTTTTTTGTTCATCGTCTTATCTCCTTCCATTTAAGTCATTAATAATTGAGGTTTTGCATGCTTGCCATGCCGGTATACCAGTGCTAAGAAGATTCAGTACGAAACAGAATGCAAGTGCATAAATAAATGTGGACATGTGGATAAGTATACTGGTGTTCACAATCGGTGGATTGTTGTATGAAAACGAAACTTCAGGCGTGAAGAGTAATTCATTGAAACAGTATCCGCAAGTTATACTCATTAACAATCCTAATGCTCCTGCGCATAGTGTTACGATCATATTCTCGGTGATTATTTGGCTGGCTATGCTCCATTGCGTGCAACCGAAGGCTCTACGTATACCTATCTCTGATATGCGTTGGCGCAGACGACTGTGTGTCATGCTACTCAAGTTGATGGCTGGAACAATTAGAAGGATAAGGAACACAATCAGTTGTGTGCGATGTGCTGCAGAGACATCCGGTTCTATATTTGCTCCGAAACTGATTGCTCCCTTTTCTGTATTATAAGGGCGATTGCGGTTCAATATTTTTATTCCATTGTCTTTTATTGTGAGATTAAACTTGTTTACATTAGCTACGGCTTCAGCGTGTACTTTTGCTTCATCCTTAGGAGAATGCATTAATATTGTTGTGCTGAACTCACCCATAACGTTATTCCAAACACTATTACATATTTCTTGATCGGTAGTATATGGTATCCATATTTGTGAGTATGACATTGTTGCAAGAGTAGAAACGTCATTTACAACTGCTGCAACTTTATATGGTATATGTTGTAGCATAAAGGTGCTTCCTACTACATTCCCTGTAGTATTGAATAGTCGTCTTGCTGTTGAACGACTGATTACGGCTAAAGATATCCCGGCCTTGAAATCAGCCTCATTGTATGGCTTACCGTATATGTATTCAAAATCGAACACATGCCAAAAAGTTGCATCGGTAAGTTTGACGTCGGCTGTAAATGATTTTTTTCCATTTGCAGATAGTGGCTGACGTGTAGAATAAAAAGTATAGATAGTAACTGCCTCAGGCGTTTTCATCTTCTTATATACAGCGTTTATCATATATAAAGACATCGGTCCATTACTCTCTCCATCTTTTGTCTTTACAGATCCGAATTTCACGTGTAGCATTCTATCACGATTGCTTTCTGGTGAAAATGGTGCTACCTTAACTTGTTGCATCATAACAACAAGCATGATCAGAAATAGCGATAGAGCTGTTCCTGCAATACTCACAATACTTATGAGTGGCTGCTCTTTTAGCTGCTGGTATGTTTGTTTGATTATTGTCTTCATTGTCTACAAATTTGTAATTGTTTTATTCTTCGTGTAATGCTTCTGCCGGTAGTATATGCATAGCTCTTTTTGAAGGAATCCATATGCCTATTAGTGTGATTATAGCCATTAGCATGAACGTTATTATTAATGTAATGATAAGTCGAAAGAGGGTGGCGTCTGCGTGTATGGTGACTGTCAGATCAGCCTTCCATATGTTAAGATCAATAATGGCTGCAGGCAAAGATGCAATAGCCAATAATAATACACCTTCAGCCAAGAAATGAACAGCTGTTTGCTTTCTGCTGCTACCCATGGCCATTCTTATTGCAATCTCTCCACGGCGACTATTAGTACGAAACCAGAAGGTTCCTAGTAATCCTAAAAATACATTGAATGCGAAAAACGACATCATCAGCATTGTGTTGTTTACCTCTTGGGTAACTCCCTGACTGGCATCATCTAACTGCTTATAGTATTTCATACTTTCTATATCAAAAATATAGAATGGTGCTATATGTATTCTGGCAGACATGGTCTTAATGAATCTATTAGAGAAGTCGTTATTGTCAGCATCTGCTTTTACACGTATATAGATTGATGGTATCGCCTGCATTTTATAAACTCTTTCGGGGTATGGTGTCATTATATAAGGTTCATACCTATTATAGTCAGAATTCTTTTGCGGAACACTTACGGC comes from the Xylanibacter oryzae DSM 17970 genome and includes:
- the rhaD gene encoding rhamnulose-1-phosphate aldolase, with product MKSILEGRPALKKEVDKIAEVAGYLWQKGWAERNGGNITVNITDLVDDEIKNMPAISEVKQIGVTLPHLKGTYFFCKGTGMRMRDLARWPMDNGSIIRILDDCASYVIIADNPVNPTSELPSHLMVHNHLIEKGSTFKASLHTHPIELIAMTHIRKFMGKDVLTKLLWSMIPETKAFCPKGLGIIPYELPSSVKLAEETVRQLDDYDVAMWEKHGVFAIDNDIMAAFDQVDVLNKSALIYIAAKNMGADPEGMSDAQMVEMTKAFNLPK
- a CDS encoding ABC transporter permease — protein: MKTIIKQTYQQLKEQPLISIVSIAGTALSLFLIMLVVMMQQVKVAPFSPESNRDRMLHVKFGSVKTKDGESNGPMSLYMINAVYKKMKTPEAVTIYTFYSTRQPLSANGKKSFTADVKLTDATFWHVFDFEYIYGKPYNEADFKAGISLAVISRSTARRLFNTTGNVVGSTFMLQHIPYKVAAVVNDVSTLATMSYSQIWIPYTTDQEICNSVWNNVMGEFSTTILMHSPKDEAKVHAEAVANVNKFNLTIKDNGIKILNRNRPYNTEKGAISFGANIEPDVSAAHRTQLIVFLILLIVPAINLSSMTHSRLRQRISEIGIRRAFGCTQWSIASQIITENMIVTLCAGALGLLMSITCGYCFNELLFTPEVSFSYNNPPIVNTSILIHMSTFIYALAFCFVLNLLSTGIPAWQACKTSIINDLNGRR
- a CDS encoding sigma-54-dependent transcriptional regulator → MILIIDDDISIRASLSFMLKRAGYEVVAVASPKEAISTIRDTAPQLILMDMNFSLSTSGDEGITLLKQVKLFREDVPIILMTAWGSIDLAVKGMRAGAFDFITKPWNNASLLQRIETALELNSIDGSKDTNSSHNIDTIRQNKNNDFDRSFIIGNSDGLNQVLDVVKRVAKTNASVLITGESGTGKELIAEALHRNSMRMDKNFVKVNLGGISQSLFESEMFGHKKGAFTDASADRIGRFELADKGTIFLDEIGDLDIGSQVKLLRVLQDQTFEPLGDSHAHKVDVRVVSATNADLTKRIAEHSFREDLFYRINLITVHLPALRDRREDIPLLAKHFAYKQCEVNNIPQVEFSQDAMTLLSRLPYSGNIRELKNIVERTIIICAKKILTAGDFEPQINSCSAANATVNSNTAVHSDGLTLDDIERRTIVASLKKHKNNLSHVAFDLGLSRAALYRRLEKYDIDYKK
- a CDS encoding TolC family protein, with protein sequence MKKLIFLISFFLMLMQTKAKAIDNNIKLTLPEAIAMARTQSVDAVVARGELKSAYWAYRTYQADLLPELSFDGTVPQYNKSYSSYQQDDGSYKFIRNNWFGMNGALNVNQNIWLTGGSLSLTTSLDYIKADGMKNFMSVPISLTLNQPIFGVNDSKWKRRIEPVKYREAKAAFITATEEVTMKTIQYFFNLLLAHENVSIAQQNLKNATRLYDIAEARKKMGQVSESDMLRLKLSALNAQSTLTSNESSLNSNMFQLKTFLNISDSTLVDLVIPENMPGMTIRYADVLDKALENNSFALNIRRRQLESDYAVAKAKGDLRSIKLTASVGYSGIGNDKLSYAYNALKNNTIVSVGFSIPILDWGKRRGEVKVAESNREITESKIRQEQQTFNQDIFLLVEHFNNQSKQLNIATEADSIAQRRYKTSIETFMIGKINTLDLNDAQVNKDESRQKNISELFYYWYYYYQLRSLTLWDFAKNKGIDADFDEIIKR
- a CDS encoding sensor histidine kinase, which codes for MRLRGWFIILIILLCSALTLLITQTFITQKILFYATELLVAVIIAYLFFFYRKVINPIRVIGNGVELLNEQDFSSRLRHVNQKDADRIVDVFNRMIKQLKDERLHVRETNQFLDLLINASPLGVVIVDFDERLSSMNPAAEKFLGVSTEATKGKKINEIDSPLSANLSSLSKDSSSTFQLNDSHIYRCSRLSFIDRGYAHPFFLIESLTEEVMDAEKKAYEKVIRMIAHEVNNTTAGVTSTLDSLCDMLKDTPDSTDIRDVMSACIERCYSMSNFITRFADVVKIPQPQLMVNDLNQLADNCIQTMETKCAENNIRIHKDFADTQVLVTVDAELIEQVIVNIIKNAAESIGEEGDIYCKTSSSPAILEIADTGEGISEDTQKKLFSPFFSTKPNGQGIGLIFIREVLIKHQCRFSLKTYADGITRFRIEFVKINKS
- a CDS encoding ABC transporter permease; protein product: MNKKLFKQIRNEWRFNIWIFVELLIVSVVMWFITDYMYIQVNNYIEPHGFDISHCYLINMGKLTPNSHEYNPADTTDNDDRAELLNRLRHRPEIEAVSLSQNSYPYDGSNSSSIVRHDTIKVGNYDFILRRLVTPDFVRVFRYQGTNGETPEQLADLLSKDNILLSDNLFNKHKMPSLRQLVGKVFHISVDTTKNYILGASITPVRYDDFESNKYSYTCVAKLGKEHYKDMNELCVRVRDNMDHDFIENLWRDADKQLRIGNLYISDIQSFNNIRTSFERGSMNDVRNYTTGGVFLMLNIFLGILGTFWFRTQQRRGEIALFKALGSTNHDVFLRQISEGLILLSVATLFAIIIDFNLAFTNLNTSQDGTYLAPIRFIITVVISYLLTALMIIVGTWFPARKAMSIQPAEALHEE
- a CDS encoding FtsX-like permease family protein encodes the protein MIKNILTQIWNQRRTNSWLFAELVIVFVLLWFCVDVLYGLVFARLQSKGYDQEHVYKITVKSREDQFVKMQDADSVSHFWWKPLSEVIKSFKQYPGVESVCTSFGTDAYSNNIMFQGYHVDGDTSNVLISNIRYVDAEYMHTFRIPMLHSIHKNLKDEDWNAINDVTPAIVSAELADSLWGTTNVIGKRFSDYYSPDLHYRVIAVSVPQKNSDYNRYEPYIMTPYPERVYKMQAIPSIYIRVKADADNNDFSNRFIKTMSARIHIAPFYIFDIESMKYYKQLDDASQGVTQEVNNTMLMMSFFAFNVFLGLLGTFWFRTNSRRGEIAIRMAMGSSRKQTAVHFLAEGVLLLAIASLPAAIIDLNIWKADLTVTIHADATLFRLIITLIITFMLMAIITLIGIWIPSKRAMHILPAEALHEE